The Candidatus Eisenbacteria bacterium genomic sequence ACAGACGGGCCACATCGGATTCAACGAGCCGGGATCGGACTCCACTTCCCGCACCCGGCTCGTCGTCCTCGACACGATGACGCGCCGCGTGGCCGCGGCGGACTTCTTCGGGACCGAGAACGTGCCGGTCGAGGCCATCACGATGGGCGTCGGGACGATCTTGGAGTCGAGGGAGATCGCGCTCGTCGCGACGGGCGAGCACAAGGCGGCGATCGTGAAGCGCGCCGTCGAGGGCGACGTCGACCGCTCCGTGGCGGCCACCTATCTCCAGCAGCACCCCAACGCGACGGTCTACCTTGACGCCGCCGCCGCGGCCGACCTGACGCGGAGGAAGACGCCCTGGCTATTGGGCGAGATCGCCTGGACCCGCCCGCTCGAAATCCAAGCCGTCGTCTGGCTCAGCCTGACGACCGGAAAGTCCGTGCTCAAGCTGGACGACGTCGACTATCGAGAGCACCACCTGACGGGACTTCTCTCCCGCTACGGCTCCTCCGGAGAGCTCAACGGAATCGTGTTCAACGCCTTGAGCGCCAAGATCCGTGGCCGGAGCCGCCTCCCGCAGGGCCAGCGCATCATCGTCTTCTCCCCGCATCCGGACGACGACGTGATCTCGGCGGGCGGGGTCTTGCGGAAGCTTCACGAGAATCAGAACGATATCCTCGTCGCGTACCAGACGTCGGGCAACATCGCCGTCTTCGACCACGAGGTCCGCCGCTACCTCGAATTCCTGCGCCGGACGGCCCATGATTTCGACTACGGGAACGAGCACTTGGCCCCGCTGATCCGGGAGGTCGAGGACTTCCTGGAGCACAAGCAGCCCGGCCAGGTCGACAGCGACGCGGTCCTGATGCTGAAGCAGCGGATTCGGGAAGTGGAGGCGATCTCCGCGATCGAGGTGCTGCGCCTTCGGCCGGATCAGGCGCACTTCCTCAACCTGCCCTTCTACCAGACCGGAAAGGCGCGGAAGGATCCGATCGGGGAGGAGGACGTCGAGATCATTCTGGGGGTTCTGGAGCAGCACACGCCGCGCATCATTCTCGTCGCGGGCGACCTATCGGATCCGCACGGGACGCACCGGATGTGCAACGAGGCGGTCGAGCGGGCGCTCGAGCGCTACGCCGGCGAGAGGCCGGAGATCTGGTATTACCGGGGCGCGTGGCAGGAGTGGACCATCGACGAGGCCGACGTCCTGGTCCCACTATCCGAGGAAGAGCTGCGCCTCAAGATCAGCGCGATCTTCAAGCACCAGAGTCAGAAGGACCGCGCGCCCTTCCCCGGCGTGGACGAGCGCGAGTTCTGGCAGCGCGTCGAGGAGCGGAACCGGGCCACGGCGCACCTGGTCGATCAGCTCGGACTGCCCGAGTACTTCGCGATGGAAGCGCTGGTGGTGCGCCGGGGATCGATGCGGTTGGAGCGCGTCCCCTCGTTGATTCCGGGGTAACGCGCTCGCCGCGTCACCCCGTGATGCGCATCCTGTAGAACGACCGCCACACGAACGTCATCGAGACCAGGAAAAATGCCGCCGCCAGGATGCTCGTGAAGCCGGCTCCCTGCTGGCGCGTGAGCGAGACGGCCAGCTCGACCGCGAGAAGGCCGAAAAGCGTCGTGAACTTGATGACCGGGTTCATGGCCACGGACGACGTGTCCTTGAACGGGTCGCCCACCGTGTCCCCGACGACGGTCGCATCGTGGAGCGCCGTCCCCTTTTCCTTGAGCACCACCTCGACGACCTTCTTGGCGTTGTCCCAGGCGCCGCCCGCGTTGGCCATGAAAATCGCTTGGAAGAGGCCGAAGAGCGCGATCGAGATCAGGTATCCGATGAAGAAGAACGGCTCGACGAACGCGAACGCCAAGGTCCCGAAGAAGACCGCGAGGAAGATGTTGAACATCCCCTTCTGCGCGTACTGCGTGCAGATCTCGACCACCTTCTTGGAATCGGCGACCGAGGCGCTTTTGGCGCTATCGAGCTTGATGTGCTTCTTGATGAACTCGACGGCGCGGTAGGCTCCCGCGGTCACCGCCTGCGTCGACGCGCCGGTGAACCAGTAGATCATGGAGCCGCCCGCGATCAGGCCCAGCAGAAACGGCGCGTGAAGGAGCGAAAGGTTCGCGACGTACTCGGGCTTCAAGCCCTCGGTCAGGGCCACGATGATCGAGAAGATCATCGTCGTGGCACCCACGACCGCCGTCCCGATGAGGACCGGCTTCGCGGTGGCCTTGAAAGTGTTTCCCGCCCCGTCGTTCTCCTCCAAATTATGCTTCGCCTTCTCGAAGTTCACGTCGAATCCGAACTCCGACCGGACCTGCTCCTTGATCCCAGGGATCGACTCGATCGTCGAGAGCTCGTAGACCGACTGGGCGTTGTCGGTCACGGGGCCATACGAATCGACCGCGATCGTCACCGGGCCCATGCCGAGGAACCCGAAGGCGACGAGCCCGAACGCGAAGACGGCCGGCGCCATCATCAGCGTGCCGAGGCCCATCGTGCTGACGCCGTACGCGAGCGCCATGAGGATCAGGATGGTGATGCCCAGCCAGTAGGCGCTGAAGTTTCCCGCGACGAAGCCCGACAGGATCGTGAGCGACGCGCCGCCCTCCTTCGAGGAGGTGACGATCTCCTTCACGTGCTTGGAATTCATCGAGGTGAAGATCTTGACCAGCTCGGGAATGACGGCGCCCGCGAGCGTGCCGCACGTAATCACCGTCGAGAGCTTCCACCAGAGCGAGCCGTCGCCCAAGGTCGGGATCAGGATGTACGACGCGAGGTAGGTCGCCCCGATCGAGACGAAGGAGGTCAACCACACGAGGCGGGTGAGCGGAGCCTCGAAGTCCATCTTGTCGACATTCTCGTACTGGCTCTTCGAGAGACGCTCGTTGACCAGATAGGAGAGGCCGCTCGCCACGATCATCATGACGCGCATGACGAAGATCCACACTAAGAGTTGGACCTGGACGGTCGCGCTCGCCACCGCGAGCAGGATGAAGGAGATCAGCGCGACGCCGGTGACGCCGTAGGTCTCGAAGCCGTCGGCCGAGGGACCCACCGAATCGCCCGCGTTGTCGCCCGTGCAGTCCGCGATCACGCCGGGATTCCGGACGTCGTCCTCCTTGATCTTGAAGACGATCTTCATGAGGTCCGAGCCGATGTCGGCGATCTTCGTGAAGATGCCGCCCGCGATTCGGAGCGCGGCGGCGCCGAGCGACTCGCCGATCGCGAAGCCGATGAAGCATGGGCCCGCCATGTCCCCCGGGATGAAGAGGAGGATGATGAGCATGATCAGGAGCTCGACCGAGATCAGGGCCATCCCGATGCTCATGCCGGCCTGGAGGGGGATGGAGTAGCACTTGAACGGCTTTCCGGTCAGTGCCGCGAACGCGGTGCGCGAGTTGGCGAACGTATTGATGCGGATTCCGAACCACG encodes the following:
- the nagB gene encoding glucosamine-6-phosphate deaminase, yielding MHEIPEHIPIVVQDAYDDIARRLAGRIAEVIRDRRSQGQKAVLGLATGSTPVGIYRELIRLHREEGLDFSNVVTFNLDEYYPMSPDSLHSYHRFMRENLFDHVNMPPENIHIPRGDIPRDQVEAHCHDYERAIADAGGIDFQILGIGQTGHIGFNEPGSDSTSRTRLVVLDTMTRRVAAADFFGTENVPVEAITMGVGTILESREIALVATGEHKAAIVKRAVEGDVDRSVAATYLQQHPNATVYLDAAAAADLTRRKTPWLLGEIAWTRPLEIQAVVWLSLTTGKSVLKLDDVDYREHHLTGLLSRYGSSGELNGIVFNALSAKIRGRSRLPQGQRIIVFSPHPDDDVISAGGVLRKLHENQNDILVAYQTSGNIAVFDHEVRRYLEFLRRTAHDFDYGNEHLAPLIREVEDFLEHKQPGQVDSDAVLMLKQRIREVEAISAIEVLRLRPDQAHFLNLPFYQTGKARKDPIGEEDVEIILGVLEQHTPRIILVAGDLSDPHGTHRMCNEAVERALERYAGERPEIWYYRGAWQEWTIDEADVLVPLSEEELRLKISAIFKHQSQKDRAPFPGVDEREFWQRVEERNRATAHLVDQLGLPEYFAMEALVVRRGSMRLERVPSLIPG
- a CDS encoding sodium-translocating pyrophosphatase; protein product: MLLALALVALAPAAMARESGGHHGGEANLTLPDLRTVTFAGGLNGHTLLLFGLLVCALGMAFGIMNYAQLKRLPVHKAMLEISDLIYETCKTYLFQQGKFLIVLWIFISAIVLVYFGWLAVTGVDAAGHVTRGFPPFKVAVILFFSLVGMAGSYSVAWFGIRINTFANSRTAFAALTGKPFKCYSIPLQAGMSIGMALISVELLIMLIILLFIPGDMAGPCFIGFAIGESLGAAALRIAGGIFTKIADIGSDLMKIVFKIKEDDVRNPGVIADCTGDNAGDSVGPSADGFETYGVTGVALISFILLAVASATVQVQLLVWIFVMRVMMIVASGLSYLVNERLSKSQYENVDKMDFEAPLTRLVWLTSFVSIGATYLASYILIPTLGDGSLWWKLSTVITCGTLAGAVIPELVKIFTSMNSKHVKEIVTSSKEGGASLTILSGFVAGNFSAYWLGITILILMALAYGVSTMGLGTLMMAPAVFAFGLVAFGFLGMGPVTIAVDSYGPVTDNAQSVYELSTIESIPGIKEQVRSEFGFDVNFEKAKHNLEENDGAGNTFKATAKPVLIGTAVVGATTMIFSIIVALTEGLKPEYVANLSLLHAPFLLGLIAGGSMIYWFTGASTQAVTAGAYRAVEFIKKHIKLDSAKSASVADSKKVVEICTQYAQKGMFNIFLAVFFGTLAFAFVEPFFFIGYLISIALFGLFQAIFMANAGGAWDNAKKVVEVVLKEKGTALHDATVVGDTVGDPFKDTSSVAMNPVIKFTTLFGLLAVELAVSLTRQQGAGFTSILAAAFFLVSMTFVWRSFYRMRITG